The DNA region TTCTCAAATTTCCCATCCGCtctgttttccaaaatatgcGACAAGAAAAGTCCTCAAATACGtatctctttttttcgatacagaagccgtgaaaaaaaaaaaaattcagctaaataaaaaatgcgtcggtaaatttttatccaaatctgtccgaattgtaaaataaagtcccatattttatataatataattatactggTAAAAGCTTTCAATCAGGCGCAGGAACGCGGTTTGATAAAGGAACTCTCTTACTTGGGGAATTTGCTCATTTGTGCAGAAGCTGAAGGGATACGTGAATCATGTGCGGGGTTTTTATATGATGAAATTGGCGGCAAAAGAAGGTTCACGATCAGGTCACTTGGGAGTTTTCCGACGATCCCAAACCTATTCGAtacagtatattatatatagctGGCTTAATTTTGTTAAGTTGGTGTTGACCTTTTGAATGGCAACCATCGCTTACTTTGAGGTCGACTATGAGACTACGATGAAAAACACCCGGTTTGAAGAAGGTACGTTACATCCAATTTAGCACTTCAACCTTTAATGAAAACAATGATCACATGGAAGACATGGCTTTGAAAAAGTGTTTCTCACTCTCAGTAGTTTCTCTTATTACCctttgaaagatgaaaaagaaggaaaaaattcgaGGAAGACATGAAGAAGAATGAACTGCCAAAGGGTGAGGGGCAGTCGCGTTTCTCGAATTACTAGTCTACCAACGAATCTGCAGAAACGAGGTGAAATAATTCGATATCCTTTATCATCCTACCTCAGCGTTCATTTCAAGGAGATTTTACACACTCAGTCGTAATGATGACATTAAAAGCATAGCCAGGTGGTAGGAAGAATATAAGTATACGCCGTTAGCCGTTGTTGCCATAATATACGGGGTCTCCCGACGATCTCTGTTCAAGCTGTGTCCTTCTATCCTGCtatcttcctctttctctacCGTATTGATCCACCTGAGCCGTGTGCTAGCCTGGAAGTCCTTGTGTTCCGCCGCGGCACTCAGTTGCTCGCCTACGTATTTTCACCTGGTACGTAATACCTCCGCGAGCGAAGCACcccttttctattttttacccAGAGGGTAAAACAGGTAATTATACCATGTTGACGTACCTGACACACACAATGCCAGTGCTTGGGTGCTCTGTGGTTCGGATTGTCTCgttattttgataattatgCACGAGGTTAAACTTCGTTAACGCGCCAGAGTTGTGACCAGAGTCCAAATTCATAACCTCTATAACAGATATCATGAGGTTGCAGTGTTATGGTGGTATTGCAGGGGCTcgaactgacaatgagttgaTTTCCTGAAATACGTCCATTCCAAAATCAATTCCATACCTTAATTTTGTGTGATGTAAAATATGAACTACATTCTGCTTTGGGGTTAAGAATGTATCAAACCAGTCCAGGTCAAGTGCCGCACACACAGAAATATGAGACAACGAAGGTTCGAAAGGTGGACCGAAGTTAATGTTGTTGTTGAATTAAGTTGAAGGAATGTTCGTTTAAcacagaataaaatttaaaaaaccatAAATATCAGCTACAACAGCACAATTATTGATGACTTTCAGCGGATCCCATTATCGAATCAAATCTACAATGGAAAAATCGTAACATATTACCGATTTTAATTAACTATAGGGATACTTTTGTTCGTAAATGAATTCTCTACAAGTCTACAAGATCTGATTTTGAATAAAGATGgagtattttttatcaagGCATTGGTTTACTATTCATCACTTATAATGATTTCGTTAATCTCGTTTTCTTGATCAACTGAGAAGGCAAgtagaaaatatgaatttgtcGATTTGTAGGGATGCATTAGGACAAAAGCGATCCCTGGTTCGATGAAATTGTTCACATGTTgcgatttttttgatattacAATGATCTAATATTCGGATCTCTTTTCATAATCTTAAATAATTATGCTATTGAGGCTgaaatttatgtttttttatttactgttTCAAGGGAATTAATATTATTCCGACTGGATCCATCTCGACGATCTTCAGTTGTACTTACAAACCTTCGTTACATGATATTTCTGTCTTCACAGCTCTTTCACTGGACTGTACGTTTGGTACATCCTTAACCTTAACGCGAAAGGAAGTGCAGATAGTCTTTTACAAAGTCCATCTTCACCTTTGCATTTGTTGaggagtgaaatttttatagtcATCTTGtcgaaatcaattaatcgaACATTGAAAACGTGAAACTTTTCCCGCAATTGGGAAAGAATTTCGGGAAATATAAATGGTATTTTGCTCGTAAAATTTTACGTTTCACATCGTTCGAGACGTGGGTGCTATTTATCACATTTGGCAGTTCTATCTCCTCGTTTTgtgtgttgttttttctttttacaataatttgattGTCAACagatattgaaattaataccatgcgtgaaatgaaattgtatacTCAATGGAGAAATGCGACTTGATGAATGCCCGAATACTCATCAAAAACATGCATTGATAATGATTAATCGTTATCGAGATGATTGatagattataaatattaaactttCCTACAGTTGTTCGCAAAACGGTTCGAACAGACTTGCCACTTCACACTGGCTACGGGGGTTCAATCTATACTAagttttatcaacttttcacCAAGTCTGGAACTCGATTTTTATGAAGCGATACCGCTTATTCATAGGTTCCGACTATTAAGTTTGTTCGTAAAATTTCGCGGCACTAAGCCAACTGTGTCGGAGGAGTAAGAATAGCATCAACGTcaaggtaaaaatttcacaacggAGCTTAATATATTTGAAAGCGTCACTTCCGCAAAACTGAAAGGCTCGCAGTTGAATTAACCAACCTTGCACCGATCGATGAATTAATAAGCGGTTGACGATGAGCGCAAAAAAAGCACAAAAGGCAACTGAGTTGTATAAAAATACCTTTAATAAATAAGTAACAcctaataatgaataaattattgttctaAGTGGTAAGGACATTCacacattattttttaagtaattttcacatttgcaTACAAACATAACCACCTGTTATTCTTTACTTATATACATTGATAGTAATGTCTGTTATgtaaaattgttgcaattaGTCGATAAATCGATCGAGTGAATAAGCAATAAATTAAGGGAGACCTTTTTCTGAGCAATAAATAGGTAGGTATTATTACTGTGTATCGACTTATGTGTATAGCCGAAAGACAACTGTCCACCGGGGAAGTTTCATTCTTTCACCTACGTGGAAAACATCCTGTTTCCACCAAATATCCAAGCTTCCACATGGTCCAGCATTTTTAGTAGGGTCAATGGAGATGTCAATATATGCTAGGTGTGTGACCCGATTGAATTACgtgaatagaaaaattcatcagtTTCAACAACTATACAGtaccatatacctatattgcatatgtatatatatatacatgtaaattaTCTTATATTCCATATAAATGGCGAAATgtaggagattttttttttcgaaagcaTTGAACATTCGCTCTCTTCTACTCGTTCGACGTCACGTAAGTGAGCCAAGGGAAAGAGTGATCGGGAGTCAGTCGAAATACAGTCAAGCACATTGACGTCGTTAGAAACGAAGGAGTAACAATTGAGAATTAACATACTTTGAAATTCAAGCTCAAAATTGAGACAGTCGAACGGTATTGCTACTACCCGCAATGTTTGAGCTGATCTACTTTGGGGTTTTAGCTTCAGACACCAGTAATACTATGTAGCCATGGCTTGAAGAAAGTTGTTCTCATGTAAACACCAGGAAGATAGGGAGCAGCGCACTTGATACCGTGGGAAACAGTCCCTGCCAATTCCCACCTGCCGTCGGAACGTTGTAGCATCAGGGGTCCGCCACTGTCACCCTGGAAACGGAAAAATCAATTGTTTTATAGCGGTTACAGGGTGAAATGAGTAATTGAAGAAAGGGTCTTCGTTGTTTGAGTTGGTTTGTATATACTTTGATGGACAAAATTCAAAGATAAGTATCGATTTCGATTCTGACCTCACAGGAATCCTTTTGTCCATTGGCGTAACCTGCGCACAAAAAGCTTTCACGAATGAGTTTCGGATGACCAGTGGTCTGGAACATCTCTTGACAGACTGCATTTTCCATAATCGGCACTTCGACCTCTTGTAGAACGGAAGGAACTCCGCCGTCTGTAACGATTCATCAAAAAGTTTTGACACTACTTTCCTCACTGAATGAAATGGATGAGTTACATAAGGTTGAGGTTATTTTTTTAGGGATGCGCCCTGTGTTTCCTCGACTGTGCCTAATCATGTAACATTGAATCTTAAGAAATTGATCATTACATGCATACTTTTCATCCAAGAAAGATCGACTGTGAAAGTGAGCCCATATCAGATCCAGTGAACTCCGAATCCAATGGTGCGGTGACATCGAACTGATTGTTCGCAATGGGGTAGTGGAAACTGAGAAGGATACTTACTGTATTTAAGTCTCCCCCACCCAGTGACTGTGGCCATTCTCCCAGTAAAGTCTGCGCCGTCATCTGGCATGCAGATCGGAACTATGTGCGTATCGAATACAACTGGTGTTTCCATTTCCAGAATAGCCAAATCATTTTCGAAGGTTGCTGGGTCGTAGTTACGGTGAACAATAACTCGTTTAACGTTCCGAGATACGCTGTGCTTTGTCTCGTGTTCGCCGGTGATATCAAACTCGCCGAGTACTGCCACAAGTGAGGCCAGGAATCTGTCGATAACGTTTAAATATCGATATTAGCAGGATGCATGTAAGTATGTGATATATCTGAGACCCACACTTTTGTAATGAATGTATGAGTCGGCGATTTCTTTCACAGCCCATTAAACCACACCCAGCTAAAACATGCAAATCACGTCCTTGCGTACAGCTTTCATGCTTTATCAACCATCGGACCGAAGTAATACGTGGTTACGTGGGCTCTTTATGGAATATGGCAATATACCACAGTAAATATTATACTCACCCTGGTTGACAGTGGGCAGCGGTGGTGACATATTTGTTAGTGATAAGTACACCGccacatttattttttgtgaacAACCCCAGCCAAGTTGCCTCACGTACAAGAACTTGCCAGGGCCATTCGCCAAACTTAGCCGCTTTTCCGCCAACGATTCTCCCTGTTTTCATCAACGGCCTAACGCCGCAATCTGTGGAAATAAAGAACAACGTGTTAGTATCAAATGCTTTATTGTTAATGGTGAAAATTGGAAAGTTATATGAGAAATTGACCTCTTGCATAATTTGGTTTATGACTGCTGGCGGTTATTTCGGTAGAACTCACTACAGGCCTTTCAGTTTCTATGGAACTGACTTCCGTATTTGAGATAGTAGGCACAGTTGGCTTCCTCACTGGTTTTGGCCTCTTGCTGACGGTTTGTGGTGGTTTTGTAGTTGTAGCACTTAGTGTAGCTGGCTTCGGTTTAGTCGTCGACACTTTTAGAGGTCGAGTAGGTTTGGTGGAAACAGTCACAGTCTTCTGGGTTGTCGTCGACAAGCGTGTTGGCGGTCGTTTAGTGGGTGTCGGCTTCTTAGTGGGCGACGTTGATGACGAAACTGTTGGTCTACGAATTGGCTTCTTCGTGGTGACGGTGACGGGTGGTTTTTGAGTAACTGTAGGTTGAGCAGGACTTTGCGTTGTCGTGTTTGTCTTTTTCTTGTAAACTAAATCACCCATGTCATCGAAGTTATCCTGAAGCGACTCAACAATTTTATTGACAAAGACATCAACCTTGTTTCCTAGAGCATCGTCATCGATAAAGGCTGGCGTTGGGATATCATTCTCGTCAATGTTCTGGAAATCGGGATAGAAAGTTTGATTGAACGTTTCAACAATCGTGGGTTTTTCCTGTTGCGAGGACGGAACAGACATGTTTAGGTTAGGATTCCTGACTGGTgggaaattattgaaatcatcGGGAGCCGTTGTCTCGTCTTCCGGGCTCACTGGTGTAGCAATTCCTTCGTTATTTACGAAGATCGGATCTTTAAAGATTATTGGGTTGTGTGCAATTATAGTTTCCTGGGGCCAGGCGACAGGCCCAGCACCAGGCTGAGTGTATGACGGTTTAAGATGGAAAGCTGGCTTCTCTGACCATGTGGAAAGAGTTACGGGTGATATTGGAGGTTTTTTGGTCTCGATTTCGTAATAAACCGTTGAATCCGGTCTCTCAGAGTTAACCGCTTGGTGAACCGTCGGCCTCACACTTTGAGGTGTTTCCGCTGGTTTGACAGTGGTCTCACTGTTGACGACGACCGGCTTTGTACTCGTGGCACCGTCTTTCAAATCAACGCTTATGTAACTGGAAGATACTACTCTTGTATTATTGGACTCCATGTTGTTAGTCGATATGACCGTGTTTATGTTGTGCGTTATAGTTGTTGAAAAGGCCGGTTTTTTTGAAGCAACAGGCTCGGCGGTGGTCGGGGGCCGTCGCGGAGGTGTTTTATGGTCACCTTTCGTAACATATTCATTTCCCAAGGGACCCAAAACGATTACAGTTGGCGCGGGTGGATTGGTAGATGGTCTGTTTGAATATATATCTTGAGTCGATGAACCAGTGCTGTACGTTCCCTGAGTTGAAGAAATCGGTGTATAAATCTTCATAGGAGTATCGTGAGTATCCGCTTTGTCAGGATTATCGGCATGTTGAGTGCCCTCGTAGTCGTAATACACCGAACCTTGATTGGGTTTATAAAAAGTGTATGGAAAAGTGACTGTTGTTGCATCAGGCCTAGCAGATGGACGAACAGAGGGAAACTTGATTTCTGGTGGTCCGACGGACGTGCCATCGATGCTCACCCATGTTTGTATACCAGAATCGTCGTCATGGGGGTCAGGATGGGAATTGGGCTCGGGAAGGGGTTCAGGTTCTGGGCTTGGGTTACTATCGTTGAGCATTGATAAGATGTGATTAATCGAATTTTCTTCGTGGTCAAGAACGTCGTGTTTTTTGTTCCCAGATTGGGTGTCGTATGAGATTGTTGGGACTCTAATCAGCTCATCTTCTTGTGCATACGTTGTTGGTGACATTGGAGTGGTAGGACCATTCTTCATCGTTGAAATATACTTCGTATTCTTTTCTGACGTTATTTCGTTTGTCCCTGTGACGAAGTGCTCTTCTTCCGGAGATTTTGACGATGCTTTCAACAAATTACTGTTTATTGTTGAGGTACTATGGACTGTGACAGGTCTTTCATTCCCCAGCCCAGGTGGATTTGCGTTTGGTCCCTGTGGTCTTGAAGGAAGAGAATACAATTCGTAAGTTACAGACGACATTTGTTGCGCATTGTTGGGTCTTTCGGTCACCGTGGGAACCTTATTGGTTGAAATGCCGTGAGCGATCGATGGAGTCAGAGACGACTCCATTTCGGCTGCGATCTTCTGAGTCAAAGCTTCTACCTTCTGAGTAACTTCTTCAACTTTTTGCTTCATTATGTCAGATAACTCCTGAGTGTTTGGCCTGTGGATATTTGACTGATCAGTTCCACCGTTAGGCCTTGACAATGAAATAGATCCCGGTATGAAGAGGTCGTCAGGATTATAATTTTCGGTAAATAGGCTGCCATTCTCATTCAGTAATATCGTATCGGGACTTGAATGATTGTTGTTACCAATTCCCTGAGAAAACAAAACAGGCAATTGATCAACCGGATCAGCAATCTGTAGGACTTGATCAGGATTCAAGAAGGTCGTTACAGTGTCCACGTCCTCTGGGTCTTGATTATCCTGAATATTATTGTTGGAAGCTGAATGGGTGATTAGTCCAGGTAGTCGCAAATCGTCCAAGTTACTTTGCTGGTGCAACAGAGCAGAAAAGTCAGATTCAAGATGACTGACGTCAACTTGAGGAATTTGTGTTTTATCTTGAGTACTGCTTGCATGATGAAAGGTTGACGAAGGTGGTccaaacgtcgaaattttaacATTCATATTTCCTCCAGCTCCAAGAACTTCTGAGAGTGTTGGTATGTCTGGTCTTCTTATGTCGGAACCATCTACGACAGTTGGTTGACTATTTTGTCCTTGACTGGCAGCTTGTGAAGGTACTATCCCCATTGGAGTTCCGTCAGGATTCAAAAGAATCGGGATATCGGGAACGTGATCGATTTCGTAGATATTCTGAAGTCCTGCGGTGCTCGGGCCAGTCTCATATAATTCATCAGCTGGTCGTTCGGCAGGCAACTGGCAGCAAGCGCCGAACAGAAATCCATCCATACATGCACCAACAACTTCGCCGCTTCTTCGTGTGCACTCATGATTGAACATGCAAACGGCTGGTTCGTTTGAAACAATCCTGGATGGGTGTGTGGGTTGGCATACTTTGGGAACTATCCTGTATCCACCGAACAATTTTCTACCTGAAATTAGTAAATAAAGTACCAGTTACTACATCTATTCTCTCCAACAAGGATCATTCGTTTTACATAAAATACTGAAAGTTACAATTCTTATTACAAGGGGTTTTTTAAGATCatggtagaaaaatattaagagCCGGTGGATGTCGCAGCCCGCATGTCTCTAGAACCACTTCCTATCAATTTATACGTAACAGTTATACTCGCACGCGGACTGCTGCATATCACTTCAGGAAATGCACAGTATGTAGATTTCTCAATATAACTTGACCCGTAACCTACTTCATTCTGGTGGCCCTAGACTTCTTATATGAAACTGAATAAAATAGGTCCCTATGCTAATTAGCTCGCACGCCCGAGGCTATAATCGTGATCGTTTCAATCTACTCAGCATCAGCTGGTTACCAATATCAAGTAGCACGTTAAATTGGACAACTCTCGAACAGGAATGGCAACAAGGCAATATTCAGTTCGCACCCTGATCTGGAAATTAGAAATGTGTCATTAGACGCCAGCACTATTACTAATAGTCAAACGAAAACATTCTTATTTTGCTATTCATAAGTTTCCAATCATCGCAAAACTATTCGTTTCTATTATGGTTAGTCACTAACGATCGATACTCGTCTATCTATATGACAGCTCGCACTTTCTTCCGACAATTTCTCTttgttaatttcatttcaatgcaCTGCAGGTTCTCCAGTCATTGAAAGTATTGTTTATAATGAGGTTTATCGATGATAACCAAATATAATGGTAATGAACAAGCGGGCATACCTTTTGCTTGAGGCACATAGGACACTGAGAAGGCGGATGTCGTCACTAAGATTGTGAGGAAGACGTAAGCTTTCATGTTTCTTCTCGGAACCATCTGAAACAGTTATGATCGATTGAAAGTAATTGATAATTACAAGGTTTAGGCTAATAGTACTACTTTTTGTCTACGAATTACACTCGgaattacataattatacaACATAGTTGGTGTATACATGTCGTTGTCAGTATCCTCCGACTTGTATAGGTGTCTGTCGTAACAGAGTGAAccgttaaaataaaatatcgatgtGTTAATGTCAGCCTCAGAAGTGTATACCGTCGTAAAGAA from Diprion similis isolate iyDipSimi1 chromosome 3, iyDipSimi1.1, whole genome shotgun sequence includes:
- the LOC124416819 gene encoding serine protease filzig, with product MVPRRNMKAYVFLTILVTTSAFSVSYVPQAKGRKLFGGYRIVPKVCQPTHPSRIVSNEPAVCMFNHECTRRSGEVVGACMDGFLFGACCQLPAERPADELYETGPSTAGLQNIYEIDHVPDIPILLNPDGTPMGIVPSQAASQGQNSQPTVVDGSDIRRPDIPTLSEVLGAGGNMNVKISTFGPPSSTFHHASSTQDKTQIPQVDVSHLESDFSALLHQQSNLDDLRLPGLITHSASNNNIQDNQDPEDVDTVTTFLNPDQVLQIADPVDQLPVLFSQGIGNNNHSSPDTILLNENGSLFTENYNPDDLFIPGSISLSRPNGGTDQSNIHRPNTQELSDIMKQKVEEVTQKVEALTQKIAAEMESSLTPSIAHGISTNKVPTVTERPNNAQQMSSVTYELYSLPSRPQGPNANPPGLGNERPVTVHSTSTINSNLLKASSKSPEEEHFVTGTNEITSEKNTKYISTMKNGPTTPMSPTTYAQEDELIRVPTISYDTQSGNKKHDVLDHEENSINHILSMLNDSNPSPEPEPLPEPNSHPDPHDDDSGIQTWVSIDGTSVGPPEIKFPSVRPSARPDATTVTFPYTFYKPNQGSVYYDYEGTQHADNPDKADTHDTPMKIYTPISSTQGTYSTGSSTQDIYSNRPSTNPPAPTVIVLGPLGNEYVTKGDHKTPPRRPPTTAEPVASKKPAFSTTITHNINTVISTNNMESNNTRVVSSSYISVDLKDGATSTKPVVVNSETTVKPAETPQSVRPTVHQAVNSERPDSTVYYEIETKKPPISPVTLSTWSEKPAFHLKPSYTQPGAGPVAWPQETIIAHNPIIFKDPIFVNNEGIATPVSPEDETTAPDDFNNFPPVRNPNLNMSVPSSQQEKPTIVETFNQTFYPDFQNIDENDIPTPAFIDDDALGNKVDVFVNKIVESLQDNFDDMGDLVYKKKTNTTTQSPAQPTVTQKPPVTVTTKKPIRRPTVSSSTSPTKKPTPTKRPPTRLSTTTQKTVTVSTKPTRPLKVSTTKPKPATLSATTTKPPQTVSKRPKPVRKPTVPTISNTEVSSIETERPVVSSTEITASSHKPNYARDCGVRPLMKTGRIVGGKAAKFGEWPWQVLVREATWLGLFTKNKCGGVLITNKYVTTAAHCQPGFLASLVAVLGEFDITGEHETKHSVSRNVKRVIVHRNYDPATFENDLAILEMETPVVFDTHIVPICMPDDGADFTGRMATVTGWGRLKYNGGVPSVLQEVEVPIMENAVCQEMFQTTGHPKLIRESFLCAGYANGQKDSCEGDSGGPLMLQRSDGRWELAGTVSHGIKCAAPYLPGVYMRTTFFKPWLHSITGV